CCAATTGCAAGCAGACGATTACGCTCGATTTCCCACCATGGGGTAGGGCGTTTAATTCGTTTTTCAGTTTTTTGAGGATGAAAAACTTTTTCAAATTGAATAATAAAACTATCCAAAATTGGATTATCTCCAAGAAAATAATCATTGGATATCATGCATAATTGTTCGAATCCTTCAAAAAATTGATCGGTTTTATTTTCGAGGGAATAATGTAGATATAAATCAACTAATCCGGCATAGGCAGCTGATTTATTCAATTTAAAATCCTTGTCGGTCTTTTGTTTGATACATAGAGTGAGCGCATCAATAATTCGGCTATTTTGGGTCATTTATGAGCTCATGATTTGATTGCATCATATGAGAGTATAATTTACTAATTGGTCTAATTCAATTCACTTTGGGTGTGCTGTAATATTGGTCAATATGATGCATTCATTTATGCTTGCAATTTTATTGAGGCTCACTTAGTCTGTATTAAAAATAATTAATAAGGAATATTGATATGGCTCAAGATAAAATAAATATGGATGATGCAGGAAAGACGGGGACTTTAATTGCTCTGGGAAATACAATATTAGCACCTTTGTATTGGGTAGATGCGAAATTGGGGTTAACTACAGCCATTATTGGGACTGGTGTATTTTTATATGGGGCACATGAAATAGGCAAGAAAAGAAGACCGATTCAAAATGGGGTAAATAACTTAAATTCTTTTTTTGGTGGGAATACAGGGGACAAAAGTACTGAAGTTGAAAATGCTTTTGCAAATATCGTTGTTGGCGGTGCGGCTATTTTTGACGAAATTATGCCCAGTGATAAAAAAAGTCATCCATAATATTTTAGCATCTAAAATAATTACTCAAGGAAGTGTAGTATGCCCCGAGATCAAGTAAGTCCTGAAAAAGTTCTAAAAACTGGAGCATTAATCAGTTTCGGAAATTTATTTATGTCACCTTTTTATACGAGATTAGGTCCCTTTGCTTCACTAACTTTAACCGCAGCTGCGTTATTTGGACTGCATGAAGTAGGCAGGAACAAACAATCGGGAAATGGCTTTTGGAGTTTTTTTTCAAATAAAACCAATCCTAGAGATTCCGATTTAGATACTACCATCAAACAGGTTATGGAGGGTGGGGCCTCGGTGTTTGATCAGATTTTTCCTCCGGGGAAAAAATGAGTGAAATTGTTCTCCAGGACTCAAGAATATACTTGAAAGATTACAAATGAGCTGGTAGAGAATGTGAGTAATGGAACTCTGGGAATCTACAAAGAAACCCCTGGGTTCGTTAAATCCTGACTATAATTATTTAACCTACTTTATGAATTTTAACTAACATGCCAATCTGAGCATTGTCGAGATAATAAACTACATTATCTTTTAAGCGTTGCTTTTGTAAAACACTGAATGATGTTTGTGGGTTATTAGGTGGTGATACCTGAAGTTCGGCATCAAAAGAATAATAATTGCTTTGCTTTATGTTTAAAGTACCTTGCATTTGCCAACCGTTATGATCCGCGAAAGGTAGGGCAACAGAACTTTGATTATTCCCAGGTTGCTTCCATGAATAATATCCCAAGACTTGATAACGGGATTTTCGAGTCAGGAGATAGTATTCATCGCGTAGGCTTGAAGATGAAGGGGATAACAAGTGATAGGGTTTTCCCGATTTTTCTGAATCTAATTTCAAGGATATTGCATTGGGGTTCGTTGGGATAAGCGGCACATCAACAGAGAATGCTTTGTTTTGATTTGGCTGAGCAAATATAATTAAATCAATTTGATAAGAAGACTTTGCTAAAGTCAGGGCTGAATAAAGCAGGCTTAGAGTTATTATTATTAATCGTTCCATGGCTTATCTATTGTTATTATTAATTGGTTTTAACCTATCGCATCACAGTCACTCTGCTTCTAGTCTAAAAAATATATGTCTTTCTCAGCAATGTTTTATAATGCGATTATAGCTGCCTCTATGGAGTTCACTCAACAACAATTTTGGGAAACTTATCTGCATAATTAATTGGTTTTTTAGCTAACTCCACAGCACTCTTCAGGGCTGTTTTAATTAATGTATCCGTTAGCTCATTACGGTTTTGAGTAGCAGTAGGGTTTCCCTCATCACAGTTTTGTCTTATGCGTCCATCCAAAGGAAGTTGCCCTAGTAATGTGGTATGGTGTGCCGCACAAAGAGCTTCAGCACCACCTGCACCAAAAATGGCTTCTTGATGCCCACATTTAGTGCAAATATGGGTGGACATGTTTTCTATAATACCCAAGACATCAATGCTTGTTTTAGCAAACATGGTAATCGCTTTTTGTGCATCAAGAGTTGCTACGTTTTGTGGAGTGGTTACTACTATCGCTGCGGTTAAAGGGATTTTTTGGACTAAAGTCAACTGGATATCACCGGTTCCTGGTGGTAAATCAATGAATAAATAATCCAGATCATCCCAAAGGGTAATATCCAGCATTTGGATAAGCGACTTAGCAAGCATAGGACCTCTCCAGATGAGTGCCTGCTCACTGTTTGTCAAATAACCAATAGACATGGTTTGGATTCCATGGGCTTTTGCCGGAAGATAATGCTCGCCGCTGAGTGCTACTGGTTCGGTTTTTCCAAGCATTAAAGGCATGCTTGGCCCATAAATATCCGCATCCAGAATACCTACCCGCGCTCCTAACCGTGCTAATGCTGTTGCCAAGTTTACAGTTACAGTAGACTTTCCTACCCCTCCTTTCCCTGAGGCGACTGCAATCGTATTCTTAACGCCGCGCAATCCTTTCCCAGCAAGTTGTGTCCTGTGCGGTTTTATTCGTTGGGTGATGTGAATGACTATATCTTGATTGGGGAATGCAGATTGTAACTCTGCGCATAATAAAGGTTTATATTGTTCTTCTAAGGAGTTACAAGGAAATCCGGCAGTTAAGTTAAGGAGCAGTTCTTTGTCGGTCATTTCGAGGCTGCACTGCAAATTCATTTCCTTACCGGTCAGATCAAGAAACGGATCTTTTATAGTACTCAGCAAATGGATTACAGTCTGTTCAGTGGTCATTGGTTGGCCTTTTAACACAAAAGATAAATAATAGCGCAGAGCAGTTTTATTTCATAGGATTAGTTTTCCAGATTAAAAAGTGACTTCAGCCGACTCATATTCCCAACTAACCCAGTGATTAGTAGAGAGGTAATAAAGACCACAATAAATAGGAAGCGACGTATGAATGCTAAGATAGGAAGCATATTCGTCTAATTGTTGTCGATGCTTCATCATGGATGCTTCATCTTCTTTTCCTGTCTTGAAATCGATAATCCAGCGTTTGCTTTGGTCCTCAAAAGTGCGGTCAATGATGCGAGTAATGGGTCTATCTTGCTGTTTTACCAATAACTCATATTCATTTTGCTCCTGGTTATGTTGACTAATAATCCAGAGTCCTATTTGATCTTCAAACATTCGAGTAATTTGCTCTTGGATACTTGCCAGAGTCTCATGTTGCATATTTTCATCGAATCCTAATTTTCGTAACTCATAGTGTACAAGGTTCCAAGGAACATCAGCTATGCTTTCTGGATGATGATCACATATCCACTGCAATAGTTGATGCGTTACGATGCCTGCTAATCGAGGGATAGTTGTTGAGAAAGTAGATGGAGTAGTTTTGAGGCTAAGACGCACATCAAAAGATTCAGATTCTTTATTTTGGTAAAAATCAAGTGGTAAACGTCCGAGTTTGGGTAAAGACCCGTTGATTTCTTCAATTAGGGACATAGTATTGTCTTCAGAAAATTCTAAATCTTTAAGAAGATATCTGAATGAAGCTTTGGAAGTACGTTCAGAGTGATCCATTAAATACAGACGTGATTTTGCCCTTGTTACGGCTACATAGAGCAATCGTTGTGC
The DNA window shown above is from Legionella sp. PC997 and carries:
- a CDS encoding CsiV family protein, translated to MERLIIITLSLLYSALTLAKSSYQIDLIIFAQPNQNKAFSVDVPLIPTNPNAISLKLDSEKSGKPYHLLSPSSSSLRDEYYLLTRKSRYQVLGYYSWKQPGNNQSSVALPFADHNGWQMQGTLNIKQSNYYSFDAELQVSPPNNPQTSFSVLQKQRLKDNVVYYLDNAQIGMLVKIHKVG
- the apbC gene encoding iron-sulfur cluster carrier protein ApbC; its protein translation is MTTEQTVIHLLSTIKDPFLDLTGKEMNLQCSLEMTDKELLLNLTAGFPCNSLEEQYKPLLCAELQSAFPNQDIVIHITQRIKPHRTQLAGKGLRGVKNTIAVASGKGGVGKSTVTVNLATALARLGARVGILDADIYGPSMPLMLGKTEPVALSGEHYLPAKAHGIQTMSIGYLTNSEQALIWRGPMLAKSLIQMLDITLWDDLDYLFIDLPPGTGDIQLTLVQKIPLTAAIVVTTPQNVATLDAQKAITMFAKTSIDVLGIIENMSTHICTKCGHQEAIFGAGGAEALCAAHHTTLLGQLPLDGRIRQNCDEGNPTATQNRNELTDTLIKTALKSAVELAKKPINYADKFPKIVVE